A single Vigna radiata var. radiata cultivar VC1973A chromosome 8, Vradiata_ver6, whole genome shotgun sequence DNA region contains:
- the LOC106769731 gene encoding uncharacterized protein LOC106769731, producing MISPRQDPLFSQAGFSTMLKLLNKNIRRLLRRLRWPIRRRSKPKVVVISKLGKNAPKAQTEPSPNLSATVHPNAQLGTPKPIRIATFNAALFSMAPALPKAARELGEQKGVASKANSRPRSILKHSPSQSQSVKNRAEENVGSRQKMRVSINLPDNEISLLRSRQSSFSEHDKEGLKAWSVGGGGAHMSNRTVVEVLKEVDADVLGLQDVKAEEENGMKPLSDLAAALGMNYVFAESWAPEYGNAVLSKWPIKRCVSHQIFDHTDFRNVLKATIDVPQVGELNFYCTHLDHLDENWRMKQVNAIIQSSDEPHILAGGLNSLDESDYSQERWTDIVKYYEEMGKPTPKVEVMKHLKSKDYTDAKDYAGECESVVMIAKGQSVQGTCKYGTRVDYILSSSNCPYKFVPGSYLVLSSKGTSDHHIVKVDVVKANDNPEEKVPKNTQQPRQRVVKITQSTPSKGIWKTHT from the exons ATGATTTCTCCAAGGCAAGATCCTCTTTTTTCACAGGCCGGCTTCTCCACCATGCTCAAGCTCCTCAACAAGAACATCCGCCGCCTCCTCCGCCGTCTCCGGTGGCCAATTCGCCGCCGCTCGAAGCCCAAAGTAGTAGTGATCAGCAAGCTCGGAAAGAACGCCCCGAAGGCCCAAACTGAGCCAAGCCCAAACCTTTCCGCGACCGTTCATCCTAACGCGCAATTGGGTACTCCGAAGCCAATCCGGATCGCGACGTTCAACGCCGCGCTGTTCTCCATGGCCCCGGCGCTCCCGAAAGCTGCACGAGAGTTGGGGGAGCAAAAGGGCGTCGCTTCAAAGGCGAATTCGCGGCCCAGAAGCATATTGAAGCATTCGCCATCGCAGTCGCAATCAGTGAAGAACAGAGCAGAGGAGAACGTTGGTAGCAGACAGAAGATGAGGGTTTCCATAAATTTACCAGACAACGAGATTTCGCTGTTGCGAAGCCGACAATCGAGCTTCTCGGAACACGACAAGGAGGGGCTGAAGGCGTGGTCGGTAGGGGGAGGTGGGGCCCACATGAGTAACAGAACGGTTGTTGAGGTTCTGAAGGAAGTGGACGCAGATGTTTTGGGTCTGCAAGATGTGAAGGCTGAGGAAGAAAATGGGATGAAGCCTTTGTCTGATTTGGCTGCGGCGCTGGGAATGAACTACGTCTTCGCCGAAAGCTGGGCACCTGAGTACGGCAATGCTGTCTTGTCCAAATGGCCCATCAAACGCTGCGTCTCTCACCAAATCTTCGATCACACTGATTTCag GAATGTTTTGAAGGCAACAATCGATGTGCCTCAAGTAGGTGAGCTTAACTTCTACTGTACACATCTTGATCATCTTGATGAGAATTGGCGAATGAAGCAGGTAAATGCAATAATTCAATCCAGTGATGAGCCTCACATCTTAGCTGGAGGCCTTAATTCACTGGATGAATCAGATTACTCCCAAGAAAGATGGACAGATATTGTGAAG TACTATGAAGAGATGGGAAAGCCAACACCAAAGGTTGAAGTGATGAAACATCTCAAGAGTAAAGACTACACTGATGCAAAGGATTATGCAGGGGAATGCGAGTCTGTTGTCATGATTGCCAAGGGCCAAA GTGTTCAAGGAACATGTAAGTATGGAACTAGGGTAGATTAcatattatcatcatcaaattgTCCATACAAGTTTGTTCCTGGTTCCTATTTAGTCCTTTCTTCCAAAGGGACTTCAGATCATCACATAGTGAAAGTTGATGTGGTGAAGGCAAATGACAACCCTGAAGAAAAGGTGCCAAAGAATACGCAACAACCAAGACAGAGAGTTGTAAAAATAACACAATCCACACCCTCAAAAGGTATCTGGAAAACTCACACTTGA